One window from the genome of Spirosoma rhododendri encodes:
- a CDS encoding FKBP-type peptidyl-prolyl cis-trans isomerase — MRNATQTLLTLLALTGVITACKQTDINGTNDLYIANDQAILNYASQKAYKGSKLTSGLYFYKTDSVIGAKKPAVGEEVQFNYKSYNINTGVLVDSSASTTPVYYPYGIQSILSGLEQGLGLMGEGDKAIMLLPSYIGYNDRALTNLPAYSPVRFDVTLVRSRTQDQQISDYISRNSLPTPELSTTGLRFIRTQTNTAGTSPTTGQTVTIRYAGRTLRSRTAFDSTGTGTFDATLGQGKYVAGFEEGLSKLRVGEKATIIFPSTLGYGTTGVVQNNTYIITPYAPLRFDLEVVSVK; from the coding sequence ATGCGTAACGCAACACAAACTTTACTAACCCTACTGGCGCTGACCGGGGTAATTACGGCCTGCAAGCAAACAGATATCAACGGTACCAATGACCTGTATATCGCTAATGATCAGGCTATTCTGAACTATGCGTCGCAAAAGGCGTATAAAGGTTCTAAGCTGACGAGCGGGCTTTACTTCTACAAAACGGACTCGGTAATCGGGGCGAAAAAACCCGCCGTCGGCGAAGAGGTTCAATTCAACTATAAGTCGTACAACATCAATACGGGGGTGCTCGTCGACAGTTCGGCGTCTACCACGCCGGTGTATTATCCCTACGGAATTCAGTCGATTCTGTCGGGCCTGGAACAGGGGCTGGGGCTGATGGGCGAGGGCGACAAAGCCATCATGCTGCTTCCGTCGTACATCGGCTATAACGATCGGGCGCTGACCAACCTGCCTGCGTATTCACCCGTTCGCTTCGACGTAACGCTGGTCCGGTCGCGGACGCAGGATCAACAGATCAGCGACTACATCAGCCGCAACAGTTTGCCGACGCCCGAACTGAGCACAACCGGGCTGCGCTTTATCCGCACGCAGACAAACACGGCAGGTACTTCGCCCACGACCGGGCAGACGGTAACGATTCGTTATGCTGGCCGGACGTTACGGTCACGGACGGCTTTTGACAGTACCGGCACTGGCACCTTCGATGCTACGCTGGGGCAGGGTAAGTACGTTGCTGGTTTTGAAGAAGGCTTATCGAAGCTACGCGTTGGCGAGAAAGCAACGATCATTTTCCCCTCAACGCTGGGTTACGGAACAACGGGGGTTGTGCAGAACAACACATACATCATTACGCCGTATGCACCACTTCGCTTCGATCTGGAAGTCGTATCGGTGAAGTAA
- a CDS encoding fasciclin domain-containing protein: MNRFMTQWLLRVALFFILGTSLTGCGNEDEQVAVPRTIADRVQEDDQFQLLRAATNYAAFGGAFKSANMTLLAPNNDAFVAAGLGSEAAIRALPQAQVRALLTHHMLYAPLSTSAIPSGQTTVQTADNGVVFINKTASTLYINGAKLVQSDIQTANGPIQVIDKLLSPSQSSLLATIDANQDLTFLSAAVKRLAVANPTLLTALSSTSSGNLVTLFAPTNDAFRAAGYSSINAIESTSSQTLSSLLSYHAVSGSLLSYQFQTGVLTTLNGARLTVFTNTGTATIKGNRNSTSANIKQADLISNNGVIHIVDQVLLP; the protein is encoded by the coding sequence TCGATTTATGACGCAGTGGCTACTCCGTGTGGCACTGTTTTTTATACTGGGCACGTCGTTGACGGGGTGTGGGAATGAGGACGAACAAGTGGCCGTACCCAGGACCATCGCTGACCGGGTGCAGGAAGATGATCAGTTTCAGCTGCTACGGGCAGCTACCAATTATGCAGCCTTCGGTGGCGCGTTTAAATCGGCTAACATGACGCTACTGGCTCCCAACAACGATGCATTCGTTGCGGCCGGTCTGGGCAGCGAAGCGGCAATCCGGGCGCTGCCGCAAGCGCAGGTGCGGGCCCTGCTCACCCACCACATGCTGTACGCACCGCTGTCGACATCGGCCATTCCGTCGGGGCAAACGACGGTGCAGACCGCAGACAATGGTGTCGTGTTTATCAACAAAACGGCGTCGACGCTGTACATCAACGGTGCCAAACTGGTGCAGTCGGATATTCAGACAGCCAACGGGCCGATTCAGGTTATCGATAAGCTGCTGAGCCCATCGCAGAGCAGTTTGCTGGCAACCATCGATGCGAACCAGGATCTTACGTTTCTGTCGGCGGCTGTAAAGCGACTTGCCGTAGCCAACCCTACTTTGTTAACGGCGCTGAGTAGTACGTCGTCGGGTAATCTGGTAACGCTGTTCGCGCCGACCAACGATGCGTTCCGGGCGGCTGGCTACAGCAGCATTAACGCAATCGAATCAACCAGTTCGCAGACGCTGTCGTCGTTGCTGTCGTACCACGCTGTGTCTGGGTCGCTGCTATCCTATCAATTCCAGACCGGTGTACTGACGACGCTGAACGGGGCTCGCCTGACGGTCTTTACCAACACGGGAACGGCCACGATCAAAGGCAACCGCAACAGTACGTCGGCCAATATCAAACAGGCGGATCTGATCTCCAACAATGGGGTCATTCACATCGTTGATCAGGTGCTGTTGCCTTGA
- a CDS encoding methionine aminotransferase, which yields MSQLATETGALNLSQGFPGFDCDPALTALVDEHMRAGRNQYAPMTGVPVLRERLAQKTAEQYGVSYDPDTEVTIVSGATEAIFAAVTAVVQPGDEVIVFEPAYDSYVPTIDLNGGIPVYITLTPPDYAVDWSVVEEAITDRTRLIMVNTPHNPTGRCWTRDDLDQLARLVQDRNIWLVSDEVYEHILFDGRTHQSLMTHPVLRDRTFVVGSFGKTFHITGWKIGYCLASAPLTAAFRKIHQYVTFSTVTPMQYAIADYLAEPARYQQLPAFYQRKRDLFLAGIANSRFRSTPAEGSFFQCVAYDAITDEPDYDLAIRLTKEIGVASIPTSVFYHQQNDYHILRFCFAKTDDVIQEAAERLSKL from the coding sequence ATGTCGCAACTGGCGACGGAGACGGGGGCACTGAATCTGTCGCAGGGCTTTCCCGGCTTCGACTGCGACCCCGCGCTGACGGCACTGGTCGACGAACATATGCGGGCGGGCCGGAATCAGTATGCGCCGATGACGGGTGTACCGGTGTTACGGGAGCGGCTGGCGCAGAAAACGGCGGAGCAGTACGGGGTTAGTTATGATCCTGATACGGAGGTCACGATTGTGTCGGGGGCAACGGAAGCGATTTTTGCGGCTGTTACAGCAGTGGTGCAGCCCGGCGATGAAGTGATTGTGTTTGAACCGGCTTACGACAGCTACGTGCCGACCATCGACCTGAACGGTGGCATACCCGTCTACATCACGCTAACCCCGCCCGACTACGCCGTCGACTGGTCGGTGGTGGAAGAGGCCATTACGGACCGTACACGGCTGATCATGGTCAACACCCCGCACAACCCGACCGGGCGCTGCTGGACCCGCGACGACCTCGATCAACTGGCCCGACTGGTGCAGGACCGCAACATTTGGCTGGTCAGTGATGAAGTCTACGAGCATATCCTGTTCGACGGGCGCACGCATCAGTCATTGATGACGCATCCGGTGCTGCGCGACCGCACGTTCGTGGTTGGATCGTTTGGGAAGACGTTTCACATCACGGGCTGGAAGATCGGGTATTGTCTGGCCTCAGCCCCACTGACAGCTGCGTTTCGTAAGATTCACCAGTATGTCACGTTTAGCACCGTTACGCCCATGCAATACGCCATTGCCGACTATTTGGCTGAACCGGCCCGCTACCAGCAACTCCCCGCTTTCTACCAGCGCAAACGGGATCTGTTTCTGGCTGGCATCGCCAATAGCCGGTTTCGATCCACACCCGCCGAGGGCAGCTTTTTTCAGTGCGTCGCCTACGACGCGATCACCGATGAGCCAGATTACGACTTGGCTATTCGACTGACGAAAGAGATCGGCGTGGCCTCGATTCCAACATCGGTATTCTACCACCAGCAGAACGACTACCACATTCTCCGCTTCTGCTTCGCTAAAACCGACGACGTCATCCAGGAAGCCGCCGAGCGATTGAGTAAGTTGTAG
- a CDS encoding TonB-dependent receptor, which produces MINLYFYKTSRFVFSAVAWLFALSLAAAQGLTGRVTDKTSGSPIPGATVVVVGSSTGATADAEGVYRLNVSPGTYNVRFSFVGYEALTLPVTVTTGEETKLNAAIQESSSRLNEVVVVGSRAATARTNIQTVAPVDVISTKDLKGYAQTDVSQILNFVAPSFNSNRQTVTDGTDHIDPASLRGLGPDQVLVLVNGKRRHTTALVNINGSVGRGSVGTDMNAIPVAAIERIEVLRDGAAAQYGSDAIAGVINVVLKKNYTGLTASLTAGQSFTNMKYNVPLIGGGSDPRSQSLRDGGVLQFDFSKGFRLGRNGSLTVAGQVQERGRTNRSGPDNAPTEYLGASGGFPTTPTGQNASDFRTKLIADDQAIIAQRGYNRQNMIIGNSSSRNYGLFVNGTLPVGVNGSVYFTAGASYRTGTGYGNNRVPASRSQQPLNADGSLYYADGFLPAIQSIINDQSLLVGYKTKLGQWNMDLSNTFGRNSFRFDVLNSGNASLPNSNTQQTDFYAGKLKFNQNTTNLDFSRLYAQVGEITGLNLAAGAEYRRDQFQIEAGEPNSYIGASIGKTVPTAPFTIGGTSPGTTLALPGSQVFPGYQPTDAINATRHNFSLYADVEGELFRRLLLDLAGRYENYSDFGSKVTGKLAGRLRLIDALNIRGAISTGFRAPSLHQRYFQNTSTQFVSGNPSNTLTVNNENPIARQFIGVDALKPETSVNYTLGLTSQIGRQFTITVDAYLIDIKDRILYSGAFSRSVLGFAANEYVGINNVRFFANAADTRTKGIDIVATERLKAGPGQLTLTAAINFNQNKVLSVNPSTLINSAANNENKGGNPDTWFRNIFFDRSQVALLETGQPQNKINLSASYTINKFDVTLRTVRFGSVTNRTNLDPYAKNASGAYYNSQFARNEAGDPYIDQTFNPVWITDLTLNYRFTKAVSLSLGANNLFDIYPDQIYIDPRNALGSVDYASGRDASNRGRFLFGSNQGGFNGRFLFTRLTASF; this is translated from the coding sequence ATGATTAATCTGTATTTCTATAAAACTTCACGATTTGTATTTTCCGCAGTTGCCTGGCTCTTCGCGCTCTCGCTGGCAGCCGCGCAGGGTCTGACCGGACGCGTCACCGACAAGACGAGTGGTTCGCCGATTCCGGGCGCAACGGTCGTGGTGGTAGGCAGCAGTACCGGTGCCACCGCTGACGCCGAAGGTGTGTATCGGCTCAACGTTAGCCCCGGTACGTACAATGTCCGGTTCAGCTTCGTAGGCTACGAAGCACTTACGCTACCCGTTACGGTAACGACGGGAGAGGAGACTAAACTCAACGCGGCTATTCAGGAATCATCGTCGCGGCTCAACGAAGTCGTTGTCGTGGGATCGCGTGCTGCTACAGCCCGCACCAACATTCAGACGGTGGCCCCGGTCGACGTGATTAGCACGAAAGACCTCAAAGGCTACGCGCAAACCGACGTCAGTCAGATTCTGAACTTCGTTGCGCCGTCGTTCAACTCCAACCGCCAAACCGTAACCGATGGTACCGACCACATCGACCCGGCATCGCTGCGCGGGCTTGGCCCCGATCAGGTGCTGGTGCTGGTTAACGGCAAGCGTCGGCACACGACGGCACTGGTTAACATTAACGGTTCGGTGGGTCGTGGTTCGGTTGGTACCGACATGAACGCCATCCCGGTAGCGGCTATCGAGCGCATTGAAGTGCTGCGCGACGGAGCGGCTGCGCAGTATGGTTCGGATGCCATTGCGGGCGTTATCAACGTCGTGCTGAAAAAGAACTACACGGGCCTGACGGCATCGCTGACGGCCGGGCAGAGTTTCACCAACATGAAATACAACGTGCCGCTGATTGGTGGTGGCTCGGACCCCCGCAGTCAATCGCTGCGCGACGGGGGCGTGTTGCAGTTCGATTTTTCAAAAGGCTTCCGACTCGGTAGAAACGGTAGCCTGACGGTCGCCGGGCAGGTGCAGGAGCGCGGCCGGACGAACCGCAGTGGCCCCGACAACGCGCCGACGGAGTATCTGGGTGCGTCGGGTGGTTTTCCAACGACACCAACGGGCCAAAACGCAAGTGATTTTCGGACCAAACTTATCGCCGACGATCAGGCGATTATCGCCCAGCGGGGCTACAACCGGCAGAACATGATCATTGGTAACTCGTCGTCGCGCAACTACGGGTTGTTCGTCAACGGTACGCTGCCGGTGGGCGTCAACGGAAGCGTGTATTTCACGGCGGGTGCCTCGTACCGCACGGGTACGGGCTACGGTAACAACCGCGTACCGGCCTCGCGTTCGCAGCAGCCGCTCAACGCCGATGGGTCACTGTACTACGCCGATGGTTTTTTGCCCGCCATTCAGTCGATCATCAACGATCAGTCGTTGCTGGTGGGGTACAAGACGAAGCTGGGACAGTGGAACATGGACCTGAGCAACACGTTCGGCCGTAACTCGTTCCGCTTCGACGTGCTGAATTCGGGGAACGCGTCGCTGCCCAACAGCAACACGCAGCAAACGGATTTTTACGCGGGTAAGCTGAAGTTCAACCAGAACACAACGAACCTCGATTTCTCGCGGCTGTACGCGCAGGTTGGCGAAATTACGGGGCTGAACCTGGCGGCTGGTGCCGAATACCGGCGCGACCAGTTCCAGATCGAAGCGGGTGAGCCAAACTCGTACATCGGTGCCAGCATCGGCAAGACTGTGCCAACGGCTCCGTTTACCATTGGCGGTACATCGCCCGGTACGACGCTGGCTCTGCCCGGTTCGCAGGTGTTTCCCGGCTACCAGCCTACCGACGCCATCAACGCCACCCGGCACAATTTCAGCCTGTACGCCGACGTGGAGGGCGAACTGTTCCGCCGACTGCTGCTCGATCTGGCGGGTCGGTACGAGAACTACTCGGATTTTGGCTCGAAAGTGACGGGTAAGCTGGCGGGTCGCCTGCGGCTGATCGACGCGCTCAACATTCGCGGAGCTATCAGCACCGGCTTCCGCGCGCCGAGCCTGCATCAGCGGTATTTCCAGAACACAAGTACGCAGTTTGTGAGCGGCAACCCGTCGAATACGCTGACGGTGAACAACGAAAACCCGATTGCCCGGCAGTTTATTGGTGTCGACGCGCTGAAGCCCGAAACGTCGGTCAACTACACGCTGGGTCTGACGAGTCAGATCGGTCGGCAGTTCACGATTACGGTTGACGCCTACTTGATCGACATCAAAGACCGGATTCTGTATTCGGGTGCGTTCAGCCGGTCGGTGCTGGGCTTTGCCGCCAATGAGTACGTGGGAATCAATAACGTTCGCTTCTTCGCCAATGCCGCCGACACCCGCACGAAAGGGATCGACATCGTGGCGACGGAGCGGCTGAAAGCTGGTCCGGGTCAACTGACGCTGACGGCGGCTATCAACTTCAACCAGAACAAGGTGTTGTCGGTGAACCCGTCGACGCTGATCAATAGTGCGGCCAACAACGAGAACAAGGGCGGCAACCCCGATACGTGGTTCCGCAACATCTTCTTCGACCGCTCGCAGGTAGCACTGCTCGAAACGGGACAGCCGCAGAACAAGATCAACCTGAGCGCGTCGTACACGATCAACAAGTTCGATGTAACGCTGCGGACGGTACGCTTTGGCTCGGTGACGAACCGGACGAATCTGGACCCCTACGCGAAAAACGCCAGCGGTGCCTACTACAATTCGCAGTTTGCCCGCAACGAAGCCGGTGATCCGTACATCGATCAGACATTCAATCCGGTCTGGATTACGGACCTAACGCTGAACTACCGCTTCACGAAAGCTGTCAGTCTGTCGCTGGGTGCTAACAACCTGTTCGATATCTACCCCGATCAGATTTATATCGACCCTCGCAACGCGCTGGGCTCGGTCGATTACGCGTCGGGTCGTGATGCGTCGAACCGGGGCCGGTTCCTGTTTGGCTCGAACCAGGGTGGCTTCAACGGTCGCTTCCTGTTCACCCGCCTAACGGCATCTTTCTAA